A single genomic interval of Rosistilla ulvae harbors:
- a CDS encoding multiheme c-type cytochrome, with protein sequence MNRRVIAVLMALASVVHSAHGQSPMPYAGNVATRPGIGLTSEDQVPDIPGEVLSQLPPGCTATWDGRPSSTQLLLPQVAPQANNAAPAAPVDPYTAAINSAGNRGHMIHGSYRYDAASVPDNSIRAQLAAAHRMAQLEKDDPLALADDPLSLGGDDDPLGGLGPRNRRSRGGSGEKGADAPKAKKTPDPHEALWAEDCYPSAATCAKCHPKHYEDWRASSHAYAGISPMFQVFEQTISELSQGTVGYFCVRCHMPVATQMKSIERSTTILDAPVVIREGITCIACHRVNEMYNKANGARRIEPGDIHAPVYGNVGGAGVNQAIAEKDKHKLKLSPDDKGPGQSMHLEGRFFEPLTRSEFCMPCHQVAVHPGIALEVVWNQYRNSPAWKKGVSCQDCHMGHTPGKAYGYACEPIAELAGKPFGPPRKFSNHNFWGPNYSIAHPGVFPHNPKADRWSPREWLSFDWRAGWGTEDFERSIRGAQGMHFPPPWDDADDRRDARKIIDSNLKRAVQKRDSGIATLSAAVRLDGPHLKTKPRVNKPLNFKIHVHNGSDGHNLPTASLGAQPQQWLNVTLIDPFGRIVWETGYLDSNGDLAELMSEDVVNGKIRPDYQLFNLQTKFLITNVKGPDREFPLPVNVDVDQIPFLRPGNVPFSVLNHPPFIRMEAHSIPPDGVKTASYRIPADAFRQPGTYRISARFRARLEPPYFMRLCKSTPEMIRRMNEQIMDIAPQTTEIFVR encoded by the coding sequence ATGAATCGACGAGTTATAGCGGTCTTGATGGCCCTCGCGTCGGTAGTCCATTCCGCCCACGGGCAGTCGCCAATGCCTTATGCCGGCAACGTGGCGACGCGGCCCGGAATCGGATTGACCAGCGAGGATCAGGTGCCGGACATTCCTGGCGAAGTTCTCAGCCAATTGCCACCGGGTTGCACCGCGACCTGGGATGGTCGTCCTTCGTCCACTCAACTGTTGCTGCCTCAAGTCGCCCCGCAAGCAAACAACGCTGCCCCTGCCGCGCCAGTCGATCCTTATACTGCCGCCATCAATTCCGCAGGCAACCGCGGACATATGATCCACGGAAGCTACCGTTACGACGCGGCAAGCGTTCCCGATAATTCGATCCGCGCCCAATTGGCTGCCGCGCATCGCATGGCTCAGCTGGAAAAGGACGATCCGCTAGCGTTAGCCGATGATCCGCTCTCGCTGGGCGGAGACGACGACCCGCTCGGCGGTTTGGGCCCACGTAACCGCCGCTCACGTGGCGGTAGCGGCGAGAAGGGAGCCGATGCTCCGAAGGCTAAAAAGACTCCCGATCCTCACGAAGCGTTGTGGGCCGAAGACTGCTACCCCTCGGCGGCAACCTGTGCCAAATGCCATCCCAAGCATTACGAGGACTGGCGAGCTAGCAGCCATGCCTACGCTGGAATCTCGCCGATGTTCCAGGTCTTCGAGCAGACGATCAGCGAGTTGTCGCAGGGCACCGTCGGTTACTTTTGCGTCCGCTGCCACATGCCCGTTGCGACGCAGATGAAAAGTATCGAACGCTCGACCACGATTCTCGATGCTCCGGTCGTGATTCGCGAGGGGATCACCTGTATCGCCTGCCACCGCGTCAACGAGATGTACAACAAAGCCAACGGGGCTCGCCGGATCGAACCGGGCGACATCCATGCCCCAGTTTATGGAAACGTTGGTGGTGCGGGCGTCAATCAAGCGATCGCGGAAAAAGACAAACACAAGCTGAAACTGAGCCCCGACGATAAGGGGCCCGGCCAATCGATGCACCTGGAGGGACGCTTCTTCGAACCGCTGACGCGCAGCGAATTCTGCATGCCATGCCACCAGGTGGCGGTCCATCCGGGGATCGCATTGGAAGTCGTCTGGAACCAATACCGCAACTCACCGGCCTGGAAAAAGGGTGTCTCCTGTCAGGATTGCCATATGGGACACACCCCTGGCAAAGCCTACGGATACGCTTGCGAACCGATTGCCGAACTGGCGGGCAAGCCGTTTGGTCCCCCGCGGAAATTCTCCAATCACAATTTCTGGGGCCCCAATTATTCGATAGCTCACCCCGGTGTCTTCCCCCACAATCCCAAAGCCGACCGCTGGTCGCCGCGGGAATGGCTGTCGTTCGATTGGCGAGCCGGTTGGGGAACCGAGGACTTTGAACGCAGCATCCGCGGTGCTCAAGGGATGCACTTCCCGCCCCCTTGGGACGATGCCGACGACCGCCGCGACGCGCGGAAGATCATCGATTCCAACTTGAAACGAGCCGTGCAAAAACGAGATTCCGGCATCGCGACGCTCTCCGCTGCGGTCAGGCTGGACGGGCCTCACTTAAAGACGAAGCCACGAGTCAACAAACCGTTGAATTTCAAGATCCATGTCCACAACGGCAGCGATGGTCACAACCTACCGACCGCGTCGTTGGGAGCCCAGCCGCAACAGTGGTTGAACGTCACGTTGATCGATCCCTTTGGAAGGATCGTCTGGGAAACGGGTTACCTGGACAGCAATGGCGATCTCGCGGAACTGATGAGCGAGGATGTTGTTAACGGCAAGATACGCCCGGACTATCAATTGTTTAACTTGCAGACAAAGTTCTTGATCACCAACGTCAAAGGCCCCGACCGCGAGTTTCCGCTGCCGGTCAACGTTGACGTCGATCAAATCCCTTTCCTGCGTCCGGGGAACGTTCCGTTTTCGGTCCTCAACCATCCGCCGTTCATTCGCATGGAAGCCCACTCGATTCCACCCGACGGTGTCAAAACCGCAAGTTATCGGATCCCTGCCGACGCGTTCCGTCAACCGGGAACCTACCGGATCTCGGCTCGCTTCCGCGCTCGCCTGGAACCGCCTTACTTCATGCGGCTGTGCAAATCGACGCCCGAAATGATCCGTCGGATGAATGAACAAATCATGGACATCGCTCCGCAAACGACGGAAATCTTCGTTCGCTAA
- a CDS encoding adenine phosphoribosyltransferase, whose amino-acid sequence MTDGSINLRDYIRDVPDFPKPGILFRDITPLLKSPVAMSAVIDRLAAPFIGQQIDVVAAAEARGFIFAAPLAIRLNAAFVPIRKPGKLPFESHSLTYDLEYGSDTVQMHVDGVAPAQRVLVLDDLLATGGTVDACCQLLEKCDAEIVGCAFVINLKGLGGEQRLSKYKLHSLLTYE is encoded by the coding sequence ATGACCGATGGCTCGATCAATCTCCGCGATTACATTCGCGACGTCCCCGATTTCCCGAAGCCGGGGATTCTGTTTCGCGACATCACACCGCTGTTGAAGAGTCCCGTCGCGATGTCGGCTGTGATCGATCGATTGGCCGCTCCGTTTATTGGTCAACAAATCGACGTCGTCGCCGCCGCTGAAGCCCGCGGCTTCATCTTTGCCGCCCCCTTGGCCATCCGGCTGAATGCTGCCTTTGTCCCAATTCGCAAGCCGGGCAAGCTGCCGTTTGAATCGCATTCGTTGACCTACGATCTCGAATACGGCAGCGACACGGTGCAGATGCATGTCGATGGGGTTGCACCGGCGCAGCGCGTGTTGGTGTTAGACGATCTGTTGGCCACCGGGGGAACCGTCGACGCCTGCTGCCAGTTGTTGGAGAAGTGCGACGCGGAGATCGTCGGTTGCGCGTTTGTGATCAATCTGAAAGGGCTTGGCGGCGAACAACGTTTAAGCAAATACAAATTGCATTCGCTGCTGACGTATGAATGA
- a CDS encoding inositol monophosphatase family protein yields the protein MEQRLDMNDNYLKVARLAAAAGAKILLSYQGRFSVREKAPRDLVTEADVAAQQAIQKILLSNFPDHGFVGEEEGHDQVSAEMLADPNHPPIWIVDPLDGTVNYVHQLQSFAVSIAMYHAGELQVGIVHDPVTREIFWAQRGGGAFLNDIPIRCSTTDRLEQALLACSFSAGTQHDSSELSRFAAALDEAQSVRRLGSAALNLCYVASGRLDGYWATCVKPWDVAAGALIVSEAQGEILSLSGEKFDTWDPRFVATATKSLNDQLRRCLA from the coding sequence ATGGAGCAACGCTTGGACATGAACGACAACTATCTGAAGGTGGCGCGGCTGGCGGCTGCGGCTGGTGCCAAGATTCTTTTATCCTACCAAGGCCGGTTTTCGGTCCGCGAGAAGGCACCGCGCGATCTGGTTACCGAAGCGGATGTCGCGGCGCAGCAAGCGATCCAAAAGATCCTGCTCTCCAACTTTCCCGACCACGGATTTGTCGGCGAGGAGGAGGGGCACGACCAGGTCTCCGCCGAGATGTTGGCCGATCCGAACCACCCGCCGATCTGGATCGTCGATCCGTTGGATGGGACCGTCAATTACGTCCATCAATTGCAGAGTTTTGCGGTTTCGATCGCGATGTATCACGCCGGAGAGCTGCAGGTGGGGATCGTTCACGATCCCGTCACACGAGAAATTTTCTGGGCACAACGCGGCGGCGGGGCGTTTTTGAACGACATCCCGATTCGTTGCAGCACGACCGACCGCTTGGAACAAGCTTTATTGGCTTGCAGTTTTTCAGCCGGCACGCAGCATGATTCATCTGAACTGAGTCGTTTTGCTGCTGCGTTGGACGAAGCACAATCCGTTCGGCGACTGGGTTCGGCCGCGTTAAATCTATGTTATGTCGCGTCCGGTCGACTCGATGGCTACTGGGCAACGTGCGTTAAACCGTGGGATGTCGCCGCAGGAGCGTTGATCGTTTCCGAGGCTCAGGGGGAGATCTTGTCCCTCTCGGGGGAAAAATTTGATACTTGGGACCCCCGATTTGTGGCAACCGCCACGAAATCGCTAAACGATCAACTCCGCCGCTGCTTGGCCTAA
- a CDS encoding NfeD family protein → MRTDGNRTLPRWRSFLLGWVAFCLACPLTESPTLGQDVQRGVLVQVALPIDDATQRQVESTINTIRSTATAEAGRQKLVLQFGKQGDQATGGETAFERGLQLARFLTSENATDVKTIAYVAGSVQGHAVLPVLACDQIVVAPGASLGDAGIDQASVDPVVMLAYESIAQRRRTIPIGAVRAMLDADLELVRISQVDGGDLFLSGPELAELRDQGKVWKEEQLAAPGELANFVGSQMRTYRWATHEVRDVDELATALGLSRISDSQSPNLGEVNAVLAEISGPINRRRGRRVRNNLSDAIQRHDLNLVVSHVNSAGGDLNESLELASYFANLPAQGIRTAALVDPQAVGDAALVALAAQQVYMSPEANLGGPGAASFSAAALDDLSEAIDQIARSTGRSPALLRGLLDRELEVFEYLDARSGRVAYFSSDEHAARDDAARWARQGAVALADGISAEQALQLGLITGIESDLKQVCRKVGLKDLPQRLDERWIVNFVESLGRQVWLPRMLLFIGFFMLSVEIGAPGIGFPGFISMVSLMLFFWIQAAGGTAEWLEIFLFVGGVLCLLAEVLLFPGFGIFGIGGLVMLVASLVLVSQTFVLPSNAYQYNQLTGNLIGVLVAIGGMLGGGLALRWMLPQLPFFRHLMMVEDEEEKQIRAENEAIVHWDHLQGQRGIATTPLVPSGKARFGEELIAVVSDGPMIDPQRPVIVKQVYGNRVVVEELIDDDEPE, encoded by the coding sequence ATGCGCACCGACGGTAACCGCACGCTGCCACGGTGGCGGAGCTTTCTCTTGGGTTGGGTTGCGTTTTGCCTGGCGTGCCCGCTGACCGAATCCCCAACCCTCGGCCAGGACGTTCAGCGGGGAGTGTTGGTTCAAGTCGCGTTGCCGATCGACGATGCAACGCAGCGGCAGGTCGAATCGACGATCAACACGATCCGTTCCACCGCCACAGCGGAAGCAGGGCGGCAAAAGTTGGTGCTGCAGTTCGGCAAGCAAGGCGACCAGGCGACCGGCGGCGAGACAGCTTTCGAACGGGGGCTGCAATTGGCGCGGTTCTTAACCAGCGAAAACGCGACCGACGTCAAGACGATCGCTTACGTCGCCGGATCGGTCCAAGGGCATGCGGTCCTGCCGGTGCTGGCTTGCGATCAGATCGTCGTTGCCCCCGGAGCCAGTTTGGGAGATGCCGGAATCGACCAAGCCTCCGTCGATCCGGTCGTCATGTTGGCTTATGAATCGATCGCCCAGCGACGACGCACGATTCCGATCGGTGCGGTGCGAGCGATGCTGGACGCCGATCTCGAACTAGTCCGGATCAGCCAAGTCGATGGGGGCGATCTGTTTCTTTCGGGACCCGAACTTGCGGAACTCCGCGACCAGGGGAAGGTCTGGAAAGAGGAACAGCTTGCCGCGCCGGGCGAACTTGCAAACTTTGTCGGTTCACAGATGAGAACCTATCGGTGGGCAACGCATGAGGTTCGCGATGTCGATGAATTGGCCACCGCGCTCGGTTTGTCGCGAATCAGCGATTCCCAGTCGCCCAACCTGGGAGAGGTCAACGCGGTGTTGGCGGAGATCAGCGGTCCGATCAATCGCCGGCGGGGACGACGTGTCCGCAATAATTTGTCCGACGCGATCCAACGCCACGATCTGAATCTCGTCGTATCGCATGTCAACAGCGCCGGTGGAGATCTAAACGAATCGCTCGAATTGGCATCGTATTTCGCCAACCTTCCGGCTCAGGGAATCCGAACCGCCGCGTTGGTCGACCCTCAAGCCGTCGGCGACGCCGCGTTGGTCGCATTGGCCGCGCAACAGGTCTACATGTCCCCCGAAGCAAACCTGGGCGGACCGGGAGCAGCGTCGTTCAGCGCCGCGGCGTTGGATGATCTGAGCGAAGCGATCGACCAGATCGCGCGGTCGACGGGACGCAGTCCAGCGCTGTTGCGCGGGCTGTTGGATCGAGAACTAGAGGTCTTCGAATATCTTGACGCCCGCAGCGGTCGCGTCGCTTACTTCAGTTCCGACGAACACGCCGCGCGAGACGACGCGGCGCGATGGGCTCGCCAGGGGGCCGTCGCGTTGGCCGATGGCATCTCGGCAGAACAAGCACTTCAACTGGGGCTGATCACCGGCATCGAGAGCGATCTAAAACAGGTCTGCCGAAAGGTCGGGCTGAAAGATCTGCCTCAACGGCTGGACGAACGCTGGATTGTGAATTTTGTCGAGAGCCTGGGACGCCAAGTTTGGCTGCCGCGGATGCTGCTGTTTATCGGCTTCTTCATGCTGTCGGTGGAGATCGGTGCGCCGGGGATCGGTTTTCCCGGCTTCATTTCGATGGTCAGCCTGATGCTCTTCTTTTGGATCCAAGCGGCCGGCGGAACGGCGGAGTGGTTGGAGATCTTCTTGTTCGTCGGCGGGGTTCTTTGTCTGTTGGCGGAGGTGCTGTTGTTCCCCGGCTTTGGCATTTTTGGGATCGGTGGCTTGGTGATGTTAGTGGCCAGTTTAGTCCTGGTCAGCCAAACGTTTGTGTTGCCCAGCAACGCCTACCAATACAACCAATTAACTGGCAATCTGATCGGCGTGCTGGTGGCGATCGGCGGGATGTTAGGAGGCGGGCTGGCGCTCCGTTGGATGCTGCCTCAGTTGCCTTTCTTCCGCCACCTGATGATGGTCGAAGACGAAGAGGAGAAGCAGATTCGGGCCGAGAACGAAGCGATCGTCCACTGGGATCATCTGCAAGGTCAGCGAGGAATCGCGACGACGCCGCTGGTCCCGTCTGGCAAAGCCAGGTTTGGCGAGGAGTTGATCGCGGTGGTCAGCGACGGACCGATGATCGATCCGCAGCGACCGGTGATCGTCAAACAGGTTTACGGCAATCGGGTCGTCGTCGAAGAGCTGATCGACGACGACGAGCCGGAATAA